The nucleotide window CGAGGAGCTTGAGGGAGTCATAAGGAAGTGCTGTCCGAAGGCGATAGGAAGCTTAAAGTACGGCGAGGTGGAGTTCTCGGTTGCTTTGAATCAGCTCGCCAAGGGGATAAACCTCGCCTACGCTTCGTCAACCGGAAGGGTCCTCGACGCCTTCTCTGTGCTCCTCAACGTGGCCTACAGGAGGCACTACGAGGGCGAGCCTGCGATGAAGCTTGAGAGCTTCGCGATGAAGGGCAAGAACGACCTCAAGTTCGAGGTGCCCGTGGAGGGAGAACTCCTCAAGGTGGAAGAGCTGTTCGTGCAGGCGCTGGACGTCCTCGAAAAGGCCTCGCCGGCGGACATAGCTTACTCGGTTCATTTAGCACTCGCGAGGGCCTTTGCGGGGGTTGCCATCGAGAAGGCCAGGGAGTTCGGCGTGAAGGACGTCGTAATGAGCGGTGGTGTCGCTTACAACGAGCTGATAGTCAAGACAGTAAGGAAAGCTGTTGAGGCGTCGGGCCTTAAGTTCCACGTTACAACGGAGGTCCCGCGCGGAGACAACGGGATAAACGTCGGCCAGGCCTTCCTCGGCGGGCTGTACCTGGAGGGCTACCTGACGAAGGAGGATTTGATGCTGTGAAGGTTTAAGTGGGGAAAGCAGGAAATTAACTGAGGGAAAAGACAATGCCCGTAATCCCGAGGGAAGAGCTCCTCGAAATCCTGCGCGAGGTGAAGGAAAGGCTGAGAGAAATCCTCGGCGACGACTTAGTCGAGGTTATCCTCTTCGGCTCGTACGCGAGGGGCGAAGCTAAAGAAGACAGCGATGTCGACATGATTGTCATTGTCAAGAGACGGCTAACGCTCGAAGAGCACGACCGACTCAGTGAAATCACAGAGGAATACGTTCTGGAGAAAGGGTTAGTTGTCTCGCTCATCGTTTACCCCGTTAATCCGAGAATGGAGCACGACCCGCTGATTCAGAACGTTTACACGGAAGGTGTCAAGGTATGAGCGGGTACGAGGAAATACTGAAAAAAGCAGAGAGGAGTCTTGAGGCCTCAAAGACGTTGCTGGAGAAAGGGTTTTATGCCTTCGCGCTCTCAAGGGCGTACTATACAATGTTCTACTGCGCAGAGGCCATTTTGCTGACGAAGGGAATAAGGGTTTCGAAGCATTCCGCAGTCATAGCACTCCTCGGCAGGGAGTTCGTCAAGACAGGAGAAGTCCCACACAGGTTTTTCACACACCTTCGAACCGCGTTTAATCTCAGGCAGACCGCGGATTACTCCTTCGTGGTTGATATAACCGAGGAAGAGGCGCGCGAAAACATACGGCGCGCCGAAGAGTTCCTCGAATTTACGAGGCGCTATCTAATTTCGAAAGGCTTTCTGGAGGGTTGAAGATGGGTGAAAAGATAAAGCTCGAACACGGTGCGGGCGGAGAAATAATGGAGGAGCTCCTGAGGGACGTCATACTGAAGACCCTGACCCTCAAGAGCGCCGGGGGAATAGGACTCGACCAGCTCGACGACGGGGCGACGATACCGTTCGGAGACAAGCACATCGTCTTCACCATCGATGGGCACACCGTCAAGCCACTCTTCTTCCCCGGCGGTGATATAGGCAGGCTCGCAATAAGCGGAACGGTCAACGATTTGGCGGTGATGGGCGCGAAGCCTTTAGCCTTAGCAAACTCGATGATTATCGGGGAAGGCCTCGACATGGAGGTCCTTGAGAGGGTTCTCCGCTCGATGGACGAGACGTCTAAGGAAGTCCCCGTTCCAATCGTCACCGGCGACACGAAGGTCGTTGAAGAGCCGATAGAGATGTTCGTGATTACCGCGGGAGTTGGAATCGCGGAAAAGCCGGTAAGCGACGCCGGGGCAAAGGTAGGAGACATAGTCCTCGTCAGCGGAACGATAGGCGACCATGGAATAGCGCTGATGAGCCACAGGGAGGGTATAGCCTTCGAAACCGAACTGAAGAGCGACGTCGCGCCGGTGTGGGAGGTCGTTGAAGCGGTTGCAAAAGCAATCGGCTGGGAGAACATCCACGCGATGAAGGACCCCACGAGGGCCGGGCTGAGCAACGCCCTCAACGAGATTGCCCGTAAAAGCAACGTTGGAATCCTCGTCAGGGAGGATGCCATACCCGTGAAGCCAGAGGTAAGGGCTGCGAGCGAGATGCTGGGAATCAGTCCCTACGACGTGGCGAACGAGGGGAAAGTGGTTATGGTCGTTGCCCGGGAGCACGCGGAGGAGGCCCTTGAGGCGATGAGGAAGACGAAGAGGGGGAAGGACGCGGCGATAATCGGCGAGGTAATAGAAGAATACAGGGGGAAGGTCCTCCTCGAAACCGGAATCGGCGGAAAGCGCTTCATGGAGCCTCCGGCCGGAGACCCCGTGCCGAGGATATGCTGAGCCTTTTGTTTTTGCCCGGCTTTAATTTCTGAAAAAACTGAGAAGGAAGAGGGAATTACTCTTCCGGCTTCGGGAGGGTGACCTCGACGCCGAGGACCTTCCACATGGCCTTTATCTGCTCGCGGAGCTGGTCGATTGCCTCTGGCTGCTTGAAGAGGTGCTTGAACCTGCCCTGTAACTTAAGGTACTCCTCGATGGGCTTCTTGAACTCTATGGCAACGATTTTGCCTCCCTCGCGCTTGACCTTCGCGCCTCCTCCTGGGCTCTGTATCTTGATGTTGTGGAAGTCGCCGTTCTCAATCTCGAAGAGCGGCCATACTCCCGTCTCGATTGCTAAGCGAGCTATCTCGACGCCCTTCTCGAGCGGGCTCTTCCAGCCGGTCGGGCAGGTACAGTGAACCTGGACGAAGGCCGGGCCGTCGACCTTGGCGGCCTTCTTCATCTTCCTGACGAAGTCGAAGGGGTTGCCTATGCTCGCGGTTGCCACGTAGGGTATCTGGTGGGCAGCAGCTATGAGGGCGACCCACTTCTTGGGCTTGTCCTCACCGATGGAGTACTTTCCAGGCGGCGAGGTGGTTGTCCAGGCTCCGTAGGGGGTGGAGCTTGAGCGCTGGATTCCGGTGTTCATATAAGCCTCGTTGTCGTACATCAGGTAGACGACGTTGTGCCTCCTCTCGAGCATACCGCTCAGGGCCTGAAGGCCTATATCGGCGGTACCGCCATCTCCACCAATGGCGAGGATCTTGCCCTTGAGTCCCTTCTTCTTCCAGGCCGCCTCGATACCGCTGGCGGCTGCGGCCGCGTTCTCGAAGGCGACGTGAACCCACGGGACCTTCCAGGCTGTGTACGGGAAGACCGCCGAAACGACCTCCATACAGCCGGTGGCCTGGGCTATGGCGAAGGCGTCAGGGTCGCCGTACTTCTCTTCCATAGCCTCGCTAAAGGCCTTGGTGGCGAGCTTGAGAGCGGTGGCACAGCCACAGCCGGCACAGGCGGCGTGGCCCGGCGCCCAGTACTCGCGAGTTGTGATCGGGGGCTTCCTAACGGCCATCTTCATCACCTCACAGGATCTCCTTCCTAAGGCCTATCCAGTTGACCTCGTCAAACTCCTCTCCGGCCAAGGCCTTCTGAGCAATCGCGAGGGCTTCGTCGAGGTCCTTGAAAGTGACGTCCCTGCCACCGAGTCCGAGGATGAAGTCAACGAGTATCGGCTTCTCCTTCTCGTTCACTAGGGTCCTGCTGAAGTCCTGGAAGAGTGCACCGCCGACGCTGAAGGTGACGTTCTTCTCGAGGAGCGCTATAACTTTCGCCTTCTTTGCGAGAGCGCGAACCTCTTCAATCGGGAACGGCCTGTAAACGGTGAGCTTTGCCGCACCGGCCTTGATGCCCTTCTCGCGGAGCTTGTCCACGTACTCCTTCACCGTTCCGGCGAGTGAACCCATGGTGACGAATATTATCTCGGCGTCATCCGTGCGGTACTCCTCGATCTTGCTGTACTTCCTGCCGAACTTCTTCTCGAACTCGGCAAAGACCTCGTCGATGACCTTCCTTGCGTTCTCGTTGGCCTCCCAGACCTTGTATCTGGCCTCCATGTAGTGGGCCGGGAACGCTAACGTACCCTGGGTTATGGGCCTCTTTGGATCAACGTAGGCGTGCTTGCCCTCGTACTCGCCGAGGAACTCATCAACGAGCTCCTGGTCCGGAATCTCGACGGGCTCGACGGTGTGGGTGAGGATGAACGCGTCGAAGCCGACCATCGCCGGCAATAGAACCCTCTCGTCCTCGGCCACCTTGAAGGCTATCAGAATGAGGTCCAAAGCCTCCTGGTTGTTTTCCGCGTAGAACTGGAGCCAGCCGGTGTCGCGCTCGCTTATGCTGTCCTGCCAGTCGTTCCAGATGTTGATCGGCGCGCTCAGGGAGCGGTTTCCAATGGCCATGACTATCGGAAGTCTCATGCCAGCGGCTATGAAGAGAACCTCATGCATCAAAGCTAAGCCCTGGGACGCGGTTGCGGTGAAGGTCCTAACGCCCGCCGCTGAGGCACCGACACAGGCTGAAATGGCCGAGTGCTCGCTCTCGACCTTGATGAACTCCGCGTCGAGCTCTCCGTTGGCGACGAACTCGCTGATCTTCTCCGGAACGAGCGTTGACGGCGTAATCGGGAAGGCCGCTATAACCTTCGGCTTGGCAAGCTTGGCGGCCCAGGCAGCGGCTTCGTTCGCCTTCATAACGGTTCTAATCGGCATCTTTCACCACCTCACTTGGTCTCCCTAACCATTATTATCGCGTCGGTCGGGCACTCGTTGGCGCAGATTCCACAACCCTTACAGTAGTCGTAGTCGAAGACCGGGTAGTTCTCCTCGTCGAGGTAGATCGCCGGCTCGGGGCAGTAGATGTAGCAGAGGTAGCAGCGGACGCACTTGTCCCTGTTGAACTCGGGCATGAAGACTCTCCAAGAGCCGGTCTTGTTTATCACGCTACTCCCCGGGATGTAGGCTATCGCTCCCGGGGTCATCTTTTCGCTATACTCCTTCTGAACCCTCTCAATATCGGCCTTAAACGGGCTCTCAGCCATGTGTATCACCTCAGGTGAGTTATCAGGGGAAAACTTAAAAGTTACGGGCTCAGCCGAACACCTCGGCGAGCTTCTTAAGCTTCTCCCACTCGTGGAGCACCCACTGCTGGAGGATCTCTACATCTTCCTTGGTCATGTACTTGAAGCGGCCCTGGAGCTTGAGGTACTCCTCAATCGGCTTCGGCTCCTTCTTTGGACTGGGCATGTTTATCCTGTACTTGCCGTTCTCGTACTCGAAGAGCGGGAAGTATGCCGTCTGAACGGCGAGCCTTGCGAGCTCGATGCTCTTGTCGGTCGGCGAGCGCCAGCCGGTCGGACAGGGCGCGAAGAGCTGGATGAAGCTCGGCCCCTCTATCTTCCTCGCCTTCTTGAGCTTCCTTATGAAGTCCTCCGGGAAGGCGACGCTCGCGGTCGCGGCGTAGGGGACCTCGTGGGCAATGACGATGTCAATGACCTTCTTCTTGTGCCTCTTCTCGAGGAAGTGCCTCTTTCCTCCCGGCGTGTTTGTGGTCCAGGCTCCGTAGGGGGTTGAGCCCGAACGCTGTATTCCCGTGTTCATGTAGGCCTCGTTGTCGTACATTATGTAGAGCGCGTCGTGGCCCCTCTCGAGGAAACCGCTCAGGGCCTGAAGGCCTATGTCCGCTGTACCACCGTCGCCGGCCCAGCCGACGACCATAACGCCGTCTTCGCCCTTGACCTTTATCCCCCTCGCCTTCAAAGCGGCCTCGATACCGCTTATGACCGCACCGGTGGTCTCGAAGGCGGTGTGGAAGAGGTTCGCGTCGAGGGTGTTGTATGGCCACGCACCGGCTATGATTGTCGAACAGCACGCCGGGATGACGAAGATGGTCTTTCTGCCGTAGGCCTTGAGGACGTATCGAAGTCCGAGTGAGGCGCCGCAGCCCTGGCAGGCGGTGTGGCCGGCAAAGAAGTGCTCCTCAGCGGGAATGGTCAACCTTTTCTTAATGCTCTCGGGAATCTCCATCGTTCTCACCTCTTGAGGTGGTACCACTCAACCTCCCTATCGAGGCCGCTCTCGATGACCCTCTTCATGTCCTCCGCTATGGCCCTGACGTCCTGAACCGTGAAGTCCCTGCCACCGAGGCCGACGATGTAGTTCTTCATCACGGGTCTCGCGGAGCTGTTGTAGAGCGAGCCCTTGGCCTCGTTGAAGAGTATGCCCTCCTGGCCGAAGGAGAAGTTCCTGTCGAGGACCGCTATGCCCTTCACGCTCTCCGCTATCTCAAGGAGCTCTTCTTTCGGGAACGGGCGGAACCACCTGACTTTGGCGTAGCCGACCTTGTAGCCTTCTTTCCTGAGCAGGTCAACGGCTTCCTTAACCGTTCCCATGAGCGAGCCCATGCCCATGAAGACGAAGTCGGCATCGTCGATGTAGCCCTTCTCGATCATGTCGCTGTAGTCCCTGCCAAACCTCTCCCCGAACTCCTTGCCGACGTCCTTGATGACCTTCTTGGCCTCCTCCATCGCCTTCGCGAGCTTGTAGCGGAACTCGTAGTAGTCATCTGGAGTCGCGAGTGCCCCAACCGAGATCGCCTGGCTGAAGTCTGCCAGATCGTAGAGCGGCTTCCTCGGCGGGAGGAACTCATCGACGAGCTCCTGCGGAATCATCTCGACTACGTCGTAGGTGTGGCTCAGGATGAACGCACTCTCGATGACCATTATCGGGACGTTAACTGTCTCGGCTACCTTGAATGCCATCAGAACACCGTCGTAGACTTCCTGGTTGTTTTCCGCGTAGAACTGCATCCAGCCAGTGTCTCTCTGCGCTAAACTGTCGGTCTGATCGTCCCACACGCTCCACGGGGGAGCCATGGCCCTGTTGACGTCCACCATAACTATCGGCAGTCTCGCTCCGCTCGCCCAGTGGAGCATCTCGTGCATCAAAGCGAGACCCTGGGCGGCGGTGGCTGTGAAAGCTCTGGCACCTGCGGCCGAGGCTCCTATGCTCGCTGCCATGGCCGAGTGCTCGCTCTCGACGGGGACGTACTGGATATCCGCTTCCCCGTTGGCGATGAACTCTGCTATCTTCTCGATGATGCTCGTCTGGGGGGTGATCGGGTAAGCGGCAACGACCTGAACGCGGGCGTGCTTTACCGCGTAGGCGGCTGCATAGTTCCCGCTCACAACCTTCCTAATCGGCTTGTACTCGGCCATATCACTTCTCCTCCTTCTCCATCGTTATCGCGTTCGTCGGGCACTCGTTCGCACAGATACCGCAACCCTTACAGTAGTCGTAGTCTATGCCTATGTACCCGTCCTCGCGGATGTAGATTGCAGGCTCGGGGCAGAACTTCCAGCAGATGTAGCACTTGACGCACTTGTCGTCATCGACAACGGGTATGAATGTCCTCCAGTCGCCGGTGAAGTTGCTGAGGGTTGTGGCGAGGCTTATCGGTGCCTCTGGATACTGTTCGACCGATGTGAAGACTATCTTCCTTGCCTCGGCCTTTTTCTCACCAAACAGCGTGTTCAAACTCCTCCCCTCCTCCTCAAAAGGGTTAAAGTAAAATCAGAGCTCGTAGACAGTGGTCTTGTTGAAGGCTTCCTCGGCGGCCTTGGCGTTCTTCTCGCCGAGGGCTCCGGAGAAGGTCTCCTTGATGGCCTCCTGAACGCTCTCGAGCTTCACTATTCCGGTCGCCTTCGCGACCGCTCCAAGGATGGCCGTGTTGGTGATCGGAAGGCCGAGGACTTCAAGGGCTATGCCCGTTGCATCCACCAGGGCCAGCTTGCCCGGCTTCTTCTTGAGCTTCTCGAGGACTTCCTCCTTGCTCTTCTCGGTGTTTATGATGACGGTCCCGCCGTCCTTGAGGCCGGCCGTGACGTCAACGGTGTCCAGAAGGCTCGGGTCGAGGACGACCACTATGTCCGGCTCGTAGATCTGGGTCTTTATTCTTATCGGCTTGTCGTCTATCCTTGTGAAAGCTGTAACCGGTGCTCCACGCCTCTCAACACCGAAGAAGGGGAACGCCTGGACGTATTTTCCCTCCTTGAAGGCCGCAGAGGCTAAGATGTTCGCGGCTGTAACTGCACCCTGTCCACCCCTACCGTGAAAACGTATCTCGATCATACTTCCTGCCTCCTTGGGGTTTTTCACTGAGTTTTCAACCGTTGCATTTATTTGCCTTTCGGTATTGCTTTAATCTGCCTCCGGAGGTACCCGCTGGGTAATCGTGAACAGAAGAGGTCGGCAATGGTTTTTTAGCGGCAGAGCTTCCCGAAGAACCTTCGAAAAACTTTTAAATAGTCTATGCACCACCATATAGACTATATAGGGGGGATCGAAATGGAGGCAGTGGCGATAGCGATGGTTGCAGTGGCCTTCTACATCGCCTG belongs to Thermococcus sp. AM4 and includes:
- a CDS encoding nucleotidyltransferase family protein; amino-acid sequence: MPVIPREELLEILREVKERLREILGDDLVEVILFGSYARGEAKEDSDVDMIVIVKRRLTLEEHDRLSEITEEYVLEKGLVVSLIVYPVNPRMEHDPLIQNVYTEGVKV
- a CDS encoding HEPN domain-containing protein; the encoded protein is MSGYEEILKKAERSLEASKTLLEKGFYAFALSRAYYTMFYCAEAILLTKGIRVSKHSAVIALLGREFVKTGEVPHRFFTHLRTAFNLRQTADYSFVVDITEEEARENIRRAEEFLEFTRRYLISKGFLEG
- the hypE gene encoding hydrogenase expression/formation protein HypE, whose amino-acid sequence is MGEKIKLEHGAGGEIMEELLRDVILKTLTLKSAGGIGLDQLDDGATIPFGDKHIVFTIDGHTVKPLFFPGGDIGRLAISGTVNDLAVMGAKPLALANSMIIGEGLDMEVLERVLRSMDETSKEVPVPIVTGDTKVVEEPIEMFVITAGVGIAEKPVSDAGAKVGDIVLVSGTIGDHGIALMSHREGIAFETELKSDVAPVWEVVEAVAKAIGWENIHAMKDPTRAGLSNALNEIARKSNVGILVREDAIPVKPEVRAASEMLGISPYDVANEGKVVMVVAREHAEEALEAMRKTKRGKDAAIIGEVIEEYRGKVLLETGIGGKRFMEPPAGDPVPRIC
- the porB gene encoding pyruvate synthase subunit PorB: MAVRKPPITTREYWAPGHAACAGCGCATALKLATKAFSEAMEEKYGDPDAFAIAQATGCMEVVSAVFPYTAWKVPWVHVAFENAAAAASGIEAAWKKKGLKGKILAIGGDGGTADIGLQALSGMLERRHNVVYLMYDNEAYMNTGIQRSSSTPYGAWTTTSPPGKYSIGEDKPKKWVALIAAAHQIPYVATASIGNPFDFVRKMKKAAKVDGPAFVQVHCTCPTGWKSPLEKGVEIARLAIETGVWPLFEIENGDFHNIKIQSPGGGAKVKREGGKIVAIEFKKPIEEYLKLQGRFKHLFKQPEAIDQLREQIKAMWKVLGVEVTLPKPEE
- the porA gene encoding pyruvate synthase subunit PorA encodes the protein MPIRTVMKANEAAAWAAKLAKPKVIAAFPITPSTLVPEKISEFVANGELDAEFIKVESEHSAISACVGASAAGVRTFTATASQGLALMHEVLFIAAGMRLPIVMAIGNRSLSAPINIWNDWQDSISERDTGWLQFYAENNQEALDLILIAFKVAEDERVLLPAMVGFDAFILTHTVEPVEIPDQELVDEFLGEYEGKHAYVDPKRPITQGTLAFPAHYMEARYKVWEANENARKVIDEVFAEFEKKFGRKYSKIEEYRTDDAEIIFVTMGSLAGTVKEYVDKLREKGIKAGAAKLTVYRPFPIEEVRALAKKAKVIALLEKNVTFSVGGALFQDFSRTLVNEKEKPILVDFILGLGGRDVTFKDLDEALAIAQKALAGEEFDEVNWIGLRKEIL
- the porD gene encoding pyruvate synthase subunit PorD encodes the protein MAESPFKADIERVQKEYSEKMTPGAIAYIPGSSVINKTGSWRVFMPEFNRDKCVRCYLCYIYCPEPAIYLDEENYPVFDYDYCKGCGICANECPTDAIIMVRETK
- a CDS encoding 3-methyl-2-oxobutanoate dehydrogenase subunit beta, giving the protein MEIPESIKKRLTIPAEEHFFAGHTACQGCGASLGLRYVLKAYGRKTIFVIPACCSTIIAGAWPYNTLDANLFHTAFETTGAVISGIEAALKARGIKVKGEDGVMVVGWAGDGGTADIGLQALSGFLERGHDALYIMYDNEAYMNTGIQRSGSTPYGAWTTNTPGGKRHFLEKRHKKKVIDIVIAHEVPYAATASVAFPEDFIRKLKKARKIEGPSFIQLFAPCPTGWRSPTDKSIELARLAVQTAYFPLFEYENGKYRINMPSPKKEPKPIEEYLKLQGRFKYMTKEDVEILQQWVLHEWEKLKKLAEVFG
- the porA gene encoding 2-ketoisovalerate ferredoxin oxidoreductase subunit alpha, coding for MAEYKPIRKVVSGNYAAAYAVKHARVQVVAAYPITPQTSIIEKIAEFIANGEADIQYVPVESEHSAMAASIGASAAGARAFTATAAQGLALMHEMLHWASGARLPIVMVDVNRAMAPPWSVWDDQTDSLAQRDTGWMQFYAENNQEVYDGVLMAFKVAETVNVPIMVIESAFILSHTYDVVEMIPQELVDEFLPPRKPLYDLADFSQAISVGALATPDDYYEFRYKLAKAMEEAKKVIKDVGKEFGERFGRDYSDMIEKGYIDDADFVFMGMGSLMGTVKEAVDLLRKEGYKVGYAKVRWFRPFPKEELLEIAESVKGIAVLDRNFSFGQEGILFNEAKGSLYNSSARPVMKNYIVGLGGRDFTVQDVRAIAEDMKRVIESGLDREVEWYHLKR
- a CDS encoding 3-methyl-2-oxobutanoate dehydrogenase subunit delta, whose translation is MNTLFGEKKAEARKIVFTSVEQYPEAPISLATTLSNFTGDWRTFIPVVDDDKCVKCYICWKFCPEPAIYIREDGYIGIDYDYCKGCGICANECPTNAITMEKEEK
- a CDS encoding pyruvate/ketoisovalerate ferredoxin oxidoreductase subunit gamma; the protein is MIEIRFHGRGGQGAVTAANILASAAFKEGKYVQAFPFFGVERRGAPVTAFTRIDDKPIRIKTQIYEPDIVVVLDPSLLDTVDVTAGLKDGGTVIINTEKSKEEVLEKLKKKPGKLALVDATGIALEVLGLPITNTAILGAVAKATGIVKLESVQEAIKETFSGALGEKNAKAAEEAFNKTTVYEL